One part of the Glycine max cultivar Williams 82 chromosome 14, Glycine_max_v4.0, whole genome shotgun sequence genome encodes these proteins:
- the LOC100780150 gene encoding protein CELLULOSE SYNTHASE INTERACTIVE 3, whose amino-acid sequence MSKSPSHEQRQSNYSASQIGEFNEATGMDDPESTMATVANFVEQLHANLSSPVEKEIITAHLLGMARRRKDARALIGSHAQAMPLFISILRNGTPLAKVNVASTLSVLCKDEDLRLKVLLGGCIPPLLSLLNYESTDARKAAAEAIYEVSSGGLSDDHVGMKIFVTEGVVPTLWNQLNPKNKEDKIVEGFITGALRNLCGDKDGYWKATLEAGGVDIIVGLLSSDNAVSQSNAASLLARLMLAFSDSIPKVIDSGAVKALLQLVGQENDISVRASAADALEALSSQSTKAKKVIVNADGIPILIAAIVAPSNECMQGDGGQALQEHATRALANICGGMSALILYLGELSRSPRPDSPVGDIIGALAYTLMVFEEKVDVDEKHFGATQIEDILVTLLKPWDNNLIQERVLEAMASLYGNVCLSKWLIQADSKKVLIGLITMAATDVQEYLILSLTSLCCDKIGLWEAIKKREGIQLLISLLGLSSEQHQEYSVQLLAILTDQVDDSKWAITAAGGIPPLVQLLETGSQKAREEAANVLWSLCCHSEDIRACVESAGAIPAFLWLLKSGGPRGQEASAMALTKLVRVADSATINQLLALLLGHSPSSKTHIIRVLGHVLTMASQNDLLEKGSAANKGLRSLVQVLNSSNEETQEYAASVLADLFITRQDICDSLATDEIVLPCVKLLTSKTQVVATQSARALSALSRPTKNKAANKMSYIVEGDVKPLIKLAKTSSVDAAETAVAALANLLFDPFIAAEALAEDVVSALTRVLAEGTLEGKRNASRALHQLLKHFPVGDVLKGNAQCCFTVLALVDSLRAMDMDGTDAADALEVIALLARTKQGVNFTYPPWSALAEIPSSLELLVCFLAEGHSLVQDKAIKILSRLCGDQPVVLGELLSASSKSIGSLANRIMNSSSLEVKIGGSSLLICAAKEKKEFSMDSLDASGYLKPLIYSLVEMIKQNCSYSSLEIEVVTSKGFMERNSFQEVDEFDIPDPATSLGSTIAMWLLSVIASFHIKSKLTIMEAGGLEALFDKLARHTSNPQAEYEDTEGIWINALLLAILFQDENVILSPVTMRIIPSITLLLRSDEVIDKYFAAQTMASLVCNGNKGIDLAIANSGAVAGLITIIGHVESDMPNLMALSEEFSLVQNPDQVVLDHLFEIEDVKVGSTARKSIPLLVDLLRPIPERPSAPPVAVRLLLSIADGSDSNKLILAEAGALEALNKYLSLSPQDSTEAAISELLRILFCNSDLIKHEASTNSLNQLIAVLRLGSRNARYSAARALHELFDAGNIRDSELAKQAIQPLVDMLNTTSGNEQEAALMALIKLTSGNSSKVSLLTDVEGNPLKCLYKILSSASSLELKSHAAQLCFALFGNSKIRADPVASECLEPFISLMQSNSETAIVSGVCAFERLLEDEQQVELAAAYNVVDLLVSLVSGTNYQLIEAAISTLIKLGKDRTPIKLDMVKAGIINNCLNLLQLAPSSLCSTIAELFRILTNSSAIARSSDAAEIVEPLFHVLLRRDFNLWGQHSALQALVNILEKPQSLATLKLTPSQVIEPLISFLESPSQAIQQLGTELLSHLLAQEHFQQDITTKNAVVPLVQLAGIGILNLQQTAIKALEKISTSWPKAVADAGGIFELAKVIIQDEPQPPHALWESAALVLSNVLHSNADYYFKVPVVVLVKLLHSTLESTISIALNALIVHDRSDASSAEQMMEAGVIDALLELLRSHHCEEASGRLLEALFNNVRVREMKVSKYAIAPLSQYLLDPQTRSQSGKLLAALALGDLSQHEGHARSSASVSACRALISLLEDQPTEEMKVVAICALQNFVMNSRTNRRAVAEAGGILVIQELLLSPNTEVSAQAALLIKFLFSTHTLQEYVSNELIRSLTAALERELWSTATINEEVLRTLHVIFMNFPKLHTSEAATLCIPHLVGALKSGGEAAQDSVLDTFCLLRQSWSTMPIDIAKSQAMIAAEAIPILQMLMKTCPPSFHERADTLLHCLPGCLTVTIKRGNNLKQTMGSTNAFCRLTIGNGPPKQTKVVNHSTSPEWKEGFTWAFDVPPKGQKLHIICKSKNTFGKTTLGRVTIQIDKVVSEGVYSGLFSLNHDGNKDGSSRTLEIEIIWSNRISNDDI is encoded by the exons ATGTCAAAGTCTCCCTCTCATGAACAACGGCAGTCCAATTATTCTGCCTCCCAGATTGG GGAGTTTAACGAGGCAACAGGAATGGATGATCCAGAATCTACAATGGCAACGGTTGCTAATTTTGTGGAGCAACTGCATGCCAACTTGTCATCACCTGTTGAGAAAGAAATTATTACAGCACACTTGCTAGGTATGGCCAGGAGAAGAAAGGATGCTAGAGCACTCATCGGTTCTCATGCCCAAGCCATGCCATTGTTCATAAGCATTCTCAGAAATGGAACCCCTCTTGCAAAAGTTAACGTTGCTTCCACTCTCAGTGTCCTGTGCAAAGATGAAGACCTGAGGTTAAAAGTACTTCTTGGTGGCTGTATCCCACCATTATTGTCACTTTTAAATTATGAATCCACCGATGCCAGGAAGGCAGCAGCTGAAGCGATATATGAAGTTTCCTCGGGTGGTCTTTCTGATGATCATGTTggtatgaaaatttttgttacaGAAGGTGTAGTTCCAACCTTATGGAATCAACTAAATCCAAAGAACAAGGAAGACAAAATTGTGGAGGGTTTTATTACTGGAGCATTAAGAAATCTTTGTGGGGACAAGGACGGCTACTGGAAAGCTACATTAGAAGCTGGAGGCGTGGATATCATAGTAGGGCTCTTGTCTTCAGATAATGCTGTTTCTCAGTCAAATGCAGCTTCTCTATTGGCACGTTTAATGCTGGCATTCAGTGATAGCATCCCCAAAGTAATAGACTCTGGAGCAGTCAAAGCTTTACTTCAGCTTGTTGGTCAGGAAAATGACATTTCTGTAAGAGCTAGTGCTGCTGATGCCCTAGAGGCCCTCTCTTCACAGTCTACCAAGGCTAAAAAGGTCATTGTTAATGCAGATGGTATTCCAATCCTTATTGCAGCTATAGTTGCTCCTTCTAATGAGTGTATGCAAGGTGATGGCGGCCAGGCTCTGCAGGAGCATGCAACTCGAGCTTTAGCCAATATCTGTGGTGGCATGTCTGCTTTAATACTATATCTTGGAGAACTTTCACGTTCTCCTCGCCCTGATTCACCAGTTGGTGATATAATTGGCGCTCTTGCTTATACACTCATGGTCTTTGAGGAAAAAGTTGATGTTGATGAGAAACATTTTGGTGCAACTCAGATAGAGGATATTCTAGTAACTCTTTTAAAGCCTTGGGACAACAATTTAATTCAAGAGCGTGTCCTCGAGGCTATGGCTAGCCTATATGGAAATGTCTGTCTCTCAAAGTGGCTCATTCAGGCAGATTCAAAGAAGGTTCTGATTGGACTTATAACCATGGCTGCCACTGATGTGCAAGAGTATCTGATACTTTCATTGACAAGCTTGTGTTGTGATAAGATTGGATTATGGGAGGCCATTAAAAAAAGGGAAGGCATCCAATTACTAATATCATTGCTTGGATTATCCAGTGAGCAGCATCAAGAGTACTCAGTTCAGTTGCTAGCAATCTTAACTGACCAGGTCGATGACAGCAAGTGGGCAATCACTGCTGCTGGAGGGATTCCACCATTGGTGCAGTTGTTGGAGACAGGATCACAGAAAGCAAGAGAGGAAGCAGCAAATGTTCTGTGGAGTTTGTGCTGTCACAGTGAAGATATTCGTGCTTGTGTTGAAAGTGCTGGAGCCATCCCAGCATTTTTGTGGCTTCTTAAGAGTGGTGGACCAAGAGGACAGGAAGCTTCTGCAATGGCACTCACAAAGCTTGTCCGAGTAGCTGATTCTGCCACAATTAATCAGCTATTAGCATTGCTCCTAGGGCATTCTCCAAGCTCAAAAACCCACATAATCCGAGTTTTAGGTCATGTTCTTACTATGGCTTCGCAGAATGATCTCCTTGAAAAGGGTTCTGCAGCTAATAAAGGCTTGAGATCTCTAGTTCAAGTCCTCAATTCATCAAATGAGGAAACCCAAGAATATGCAGCTTCAGTTCTAgctgatttatttattacaagacAAGACATCTGTGATAGTCTTGCAACTGATGAGATTGTACTTCCTTGCGTGAAGCTTTTGACTAGCAAAACTCAAGTTGTTGCCACTCAATCAGCTCGAGCCTTAAGTGCTCTGTCTCGTCCAACAAAGAACAAGGCTGCTAATAAAATGTCTTATATTGTAGAGGGTGACGTCAAGCCACTAATCAAGTTAGCTAAAACATCCTCTGTTGATGCGGCTGAAACTGCTGTTGCTGCATTGGCCAATCTTCTCTTTGATCCTTTTATTGCTGCTGAGGCTCTAGCAGAAGATGTTGTTTCAGCTTTAACAAGAGTTCTGGCAGAAGGGACCTTGGAAGGTAAACGAAATGCATCTCGTGCACTTCATCAATTATTGAAGCATTTTCCAGTAGGTGATGTTCTCAAGGGTAATGCTCAATGCTGTTTCACTGTGCTTGCACTTGTTGATTCCTTAAGAGCTATGGATATGGACGGAACTGATGCAGCAGATGCTTTAGAAGTAATTGCACTGCTAGCCAGAACTAAACAGGGTGTCAACTTCACTTACCCTCCATGGTCAGCTCTGGCTGAAATACCATCAAGCTTAGAACTTCTTGTCTGCTTCCTGGCTGAGGGGCATTCCCTTGTCCAAGACAAGgcaattaaaattctatctaGACTTTGTGGGGATCAGCCAGTTGTTCTCGGTGAATTGTTATCTGCTAGTTCCAAATCCATTGGTTCATTGGCTAATAGAATAATGAACTCCTCCAGTCTAGAAGTAAAAATTGGAGGTTCTTCCTTATTAATTTGTGCTGCAAAGGAGAAGAAAGAGTTTTCAATGGATTCACTTGATGCTTCTGGGTATCTAAAACCATTAATATATTCTTTAGTTGAAATGATAAAGCAGAATTGTAGCTATTCTTCATTAGAAATTGAAGTTGTCACTTCTAAAGGTTTTATGGAGAGAAATTCTTTTCAAGAAGTTGATGAATTTGATATTCCTGATCCAGCCACTTCCTTGGGAAGCACTATTGCCATGTGGTTGCTTTCAGTTATTGCTTCTTTCCATATAAAGAGCAAGCTCACAATTATGGAAGCTGGTGGACTTGAAGCTCTCTTTGACAAACTTGCAAGACATACTTCAAATCCACAG GCAGAATACGAGGATACAGAAGGAATATGGATCAATGCCTTGCTCTTGGCCATTTTATTTCAAGATGAAAATGTCATTCTATCTCCTGTCACAATGCGCATAATACCTTCTATCACTCTTCTGCTAAGATCTGATGAagtaattgataaatattttgctGCCCAAACTATGGCTAGTCTTGTTTGTAATGGTAATAAGGGAATAGATCTTGCCATTGCGAATTCTGGTGCTGTTGCTGGATTGATAACTATTATTGGGCATGTAGAGTCAGATATGCCTAATCTCATGGCTTTATCAGAAGAATTTTCTTTGGTACAAAACCCTGATCAAGTTGTTTTGGATCACCTTTTTGAAATTGAAGATGTAAAAGTGGGGTCTACCGCCAGGAAATCTATACCCCTCTTAGTGGATCTCCTGAGACCAATACCAGAAAGGCCTAGTGCTCCACCAGTTGCTGTTAGACTCTTGTTATCCATTGCAGATGGAAGTGATAGCAATAAATTAATCCTGGCTGAAGCTGGAGCTCTGGAAGCTTTGAACAAATACCTGTCCTTGAGTCCTCAAGACTCAACTGAGGCAGCTATTTCTGAGTTATTGAGAATATTATTTTGCAATTCTGACCTTATTAAACATGAAGCATCAACTAATTCATTGAACCAACTCATAGCAGTTTTGCGTCTCGGATCAAGAAATGCTAGATATAGTGCAGCAAGAGCACTTCATGAACTTTTTGATGCTGGCAACATTAGAGACTCAGAATTAGCTAAACAGGCCATTCAACCATTGGTTGACATGCTTAACACAACATCAGGTAATGAGCAGGAGGCTGCTCTCATGGCCTTGATCAAGTTAACTTCAGGAAATTCTTCAAAAGTATCTCTTCTTACTGATGTGGAAGGAAACCCACTTAAATGTTTATACAAAATACTGTCTTCTGCTTCATCCTTGGAACTGAAGAGCCATGCTGCGCAACTCTGCTTTGCTCTTTTTGGCAATAGCAAGATCAGAGCAGATCCAGTTGCCTCAGAATGCCTAGAACCCTTTATATCACTGATGCAATCTAATTCTGAGACTGCAATAGTATCTGGGGTTTGTGCTTTTGAGAGATTATTGGAAGATGAACAACAAGTAGAGCTTGCAGCAGCCTACAATGTTGTGGATCTCCTTGTGAGCTTGGTTTCTGGTACAAACTATCAGCTTATAGAGGCCGCCATATCTACTCTTATCAAATTGGGCAAAGACAGGACTCCAATTAAACTAGACATGGTGAAAGCTGGCATTATTAATAATTGTCTCAATCTACTACAATTAGCACCTAGCTCTCTATGCTCCACAATAGCTGAGCTGTTTCGCATTTTAACTAATAGCAGTGCAATTGCGAGAAGTTCAGATGCTGCAGAAATTGTAGAACCACTTTTCCATGTTTTGCTCCGCCGAGATTTCAACTTATGGGGACAGCATAGCGCCTTACAAGCACTTGTAAATATATTGGAGAAACCGCAAAGTCTTGCAACCTTGAAGCTTACTCCAAGCCAAGTTATTGAGCCCTTGATTTCTTTTCTGGAATCCCCATCCCAAGCTATTCAACAGCTTGGCACAGAACTGTTATCTCATCTTCTTGCACAGGAACATTTTCAGCAAGATATTACAACAAAGAATGCAGTTGTGCCCCTCGTACAGCTTGCAGGAATTGGAATATTAAACTTACAGCAAACAGCAATAAAAGCATTGGAAAAAATTTCCACAAGTTGGCCAAAGGCAGTTGCTGATGCGGGAGGTATTTTTGAGCTTGCAAAGGTTATTATTCAAGATGAGCCTCAGCCACCACATGCGCTCTGGGAATCAGCTGCTTTAGTTCTCTCTAATGTATTACATTCCAATGCCGATTACTATTTTAAAGTTCCTGTAGTGGTTCTTGTGAAACTTTTGCACTCAACACTTGAGAGTACAATTAGCATAGCCCTTAATGCTTTAATAGTTCATGACAGAAGCGATGCTTCAAGTGCTGAGCAGATGATGGAAGCTGGAGTTATAGATGCTCTGTTGGAACTTTTAAGATCTCATCATTGTGAAGAAGCATCTGGTAGATTACTAGAAGCTTTATTTAACAATGTGAGAGTACGAGAGATGAAGGTGTCTAAGTATGCTATAGCACCTTTATCCCAGTATCTATTGGATCCGCAAACCAGATCACAGTCTGGCAAGCTTCTTGCTGCTTTAGCTTTGGGAGATCTTTCccagcatgaaggacatgctaGATCTAGCGCCTCTGTTTCCGCATGTCGTGCATTGATAAGTTTACTTGAAGATCAGCCAACTGAAGAAATGAAGGTGGTGGCTATATGTGCATTGCAAAACTTTGTCATGAACAGCAGGACCAATAGACGAGCTGTTGCAGAAGCTGGGGGCATATTGGTGATTCAGGAATTGCTTCTGTCTCCAAACACAGAAGTTTCTGCACAAGCTGCTTTACTGatcaaatttttgttttctaccCATACACTGCAAGAATACGTGTCAAATGAGTTGATCAGGTCTTTGACAG CTGCACTGGAAAGAGAGTTATGGTCAACTGCCACAATCAATGAGGAGGTTTTGAGAACTCTACATGTGATATTCATGAACTTCCCTAAGCTCCACACATCTGAAGCAGCAACTCTTTGCATTCCTCATTTGGTAGGGGCACTTAAATCTGGTGGTGAAGCGGCTCAGGACTCTGTACTTGACACGTTTTGCTTGCTAAGACAATCTTGGTCAACTATGCCTATAGATATAGCTAAGTCTCAAGCTATGATTGCTGCAGAAGCCATCCCCATATTGCAAATGCTCATGAAAACCTGCCCGCCTAGTTTCCATGAGAGGGCAGATACTCTTCTGCACTGCTTACCAGGTTGTTTGACTGTCACCATTAAGCGTGGAAACAACCTCAAACAAACTATGGGAAGCACAAATGCGTTCTGCCGGTTAACAATAGGCAATGGTCCTCCAAAACAAACCAAG GTAGTGAATCATAGTACTTCTCCAGAATGGAAAGAAGGATTCACTTGGGCATTTGATGTACCTCCGAAGGGCCAAAAGCTACATATCATATGCAAAAGCAAGAATACTTTTGGAAAG ACAACACTTGGAAGAGTCACTATCCAAATTGATAAAGTTGTATCAGAGGGGGTTTATAGTGGATTATTCAGTCTTAATCATGATGGTAATAAAGATGGTTCTTCCCGAACACTTGAAATTGAGATTATATGGTCCAACAGGATTTCCAATGATGACATTTGA